One stretch of Oncorhynchus clarkii lewisi isolate Uvic-CL-2024 chromosome 3, UVic_Ocla_1.0, whole genome shotgun sequence DNA includes these proteins:
- the LOC139400307 gene encoding MOB-like protein phocein codes for MVMAEGTAVLRRNRPGTKAKDFYNWPDESFEEMDSTLAVQQYIQQNIRSDCSNIDKILEPPEGQDEGVWKYEHLRQFCLELNGLAVKLQSECHPDTCTQMTATEQWIFLCAAHKTPKECPAIDYTRHTLDGAACLLNSNKYFPSRVSIKESSVAKLGSVCRRIYRIFSHAYFHHRQIFDKYENETFLCHRFTRFVMKYNLMSKDNLIVPILEEEVQNVSAGESEA; via the exons GATTTCTACAATTGGCCGGATGAATCCTTTGAGGAGATGGACAGCACTCTGGCTGTACAACAG TACATTCAGCAGAACATCCGGTCAGACTGCTCTAACATCGATAAGATCCTGGAGCCTCCAGAGGGACAGGACGAGGGAGTGTGGAAGTACGAGCACCTCAG GCAATTCTGTCTGGAGCTGAATGGACTAGCTGTGAAACTGCAGAGTGAGTGCCACCCAGACACCTGCACGCAGATGACTGCCACAGAGCAGTGGATCTTCCTATGTGCTGCACACAAAACCCCCAAAGAG tgtCCTGCCATTGACTACACCAGGCACACGCTGGATGGAGCTGCCTGCCTTCTCAACAGCAACAAGTATTTCCCCAGccg TGTGAGCATCAAGGAGTCCTCTGTAGCCAAGCTGGGCTCTGTGTGTCGCCGTATCTATAGGATATTCTCTCATGCCTATTTCCATCATCGCCAGATATTCGACAAGTATGAG AATGAGACATTCCTGTGCCATCGGTTCACACGCTTCGTGATGAAGTACAACCTGATGTCCAAGGACAACCTAATCGTTCCTATCCTGGAGGAGGAGGTCCAGAACGTTTCAGCCGGGGAGAGCGAGGCCTGA